In a genomic window of Streptomyces noursei ATCC 11455:
- a CDS encoding IS5 family transposase (programmed frameshift): protein MGKRQSRPWIVSDELWALIEPLLPKPGPKLVEGRPRVPDRQALCGILFVLHTGIQWEFLPQELGFGSGMTCWRRLAAWNEAGVWDQLHVLLLKKLRSAKKLDWSRAVIDSSHVRAARKGPKSGPSPVDRARPGSKHHVVTDAQGIPLAVSLTGGNRNDVTQLLPLLDKIPAVAGVVGRPRHRPDALFADRGYDHDKYRRLLWQRGIRPVIARRGEPHGSGLGIFRYVVERTIAWLHGFRRLRIRWERRDDIHEAFLGLATCLITYRHVRRLC, encoded by the exons GTGGGTAAACGTCAGTCGCGGCCGTGGATCGTGTCGGATGAACTGTGGGCCCTGATCGAGCCGTTGCTGCCCAAGCCGGGGCCGAAGCTGGTCGAGGGGCGGCCGAGGGTGCCGGACCGGCAGGCGTTGTGCGGGATCCTTTTCGTGCTGCACACCGGCATCCAGTGGGAGTTCCTGCCGCAGGAGCTGGGCTTCGGTTCGGGTATGACCTGCTGGCGGCGGCTGGCCGCGTGGAACGAGGCCGGGGTGTGGGATCAGCTGCATGTGCTGCTGTTGAAGAAGCTGCGGTCGGCGAAGAAGCTGGACTGGTCGCGGGCGGTGATCGACTCCTCCCATGTGCGGGCGGCCCGCA AGGGGCCCAAAAGCGGTCCCAGCCCGGTCGATCGCGCACGGCCGGGCAGTAAGCACCACGTCGTCACCGATGCCCAGGGCATCCCGCTCGCGGTGTCGCTGACTGGCGGCAACCGCAACGACGTCACCCAGCTCCTGCCCCTGCTCGACAAGATCCCCGCCGTCGCCGGGGTTGTCGGCCGGCCCCGGCACCGGCCCGACGCGCTGTTCGCCGACCGCGGCTACGACCACGACAAGTACCGGCGCCTGCTGTGGCAGCGCGGAATCCGTCCCGTGATCGCGAGACGAGGCGAGCCACACGGCTCCGGCCTGGGCATCTTCCGGTATGTCGTCGAACGAACGATCGCCTGGCTGCACGGCTTCCGTCGCCTGCGCATCCGGTGGGAGCGACGGGACGACATCCATGAAGCCTTCCTCGGGCTCGCCACATGTCTCATCACCTACAGACATGTCCGACGCCTTTGTTAG
- a CDS encoding effector-associated constant component EACC1 produces MNPDSQQLWIRTDNGADELRSLLAWLQWDDALRGRVRLEHAPVGADEMGGLVDALTVVLGSGGIGVALTSSLTAWISQRRSDVKLTVTARDGRSVEVDAKRVDAQALARDIERILRAEEGA; encoded by the coding sequence GTGAATCCAGACTCTCAACAGCTGTGGATCCGTACTGACAACGGAGCTGACGAACTGCGCTCCCTGCTGGCTTGGTTGCAGTGGGACGATGCCTTGCGCGGGCGGGTCCGGCTGGAACACGCGCCAGTTGGCGCCGACGAGATGGGCGGGCTAGTCGATGCGCTCACAGTAGTTCTTGGCTCCGGCGGGATCGGAGTGGCGTTGACGAGCTCATTGACCGCATGGATCTCGCAGCGTCGTTCGGATGTCAAGTTGACAGTAACTGCACGTGATGGGCGGAGCGTTGAAGTCGATGCCAAGCGGGTCGACGCCCAAGCGCTAGCGAGAGACATAGAGCGAATACTTCGGGCGGAGGAAGGGGCGTGA
- a CDS encoding caspase, EACC1-associated type, giving the protein MTRFPDPARSRAVLIGASTFSEAGGLPSMPAVSNNLEGLHAALTSSTTGSLAAERCTLLKDPAATSEIGQALARNSEATDVLFVYYSGHGLVDERGRLYLSLSSTKPDQLRWTALPFDFLREEIAASPAVIRVLVLDCCFSGRAVEAMSGPNGVISGQIDIAGTYTMTSAPANGTSYAPAGAKYTAFTDALLRALRSEEYNESFKDEEYKVSLTLDEVFREVDLRLLERGLPRPQRRAINAAGSLMLTKSRQVDAPLINIQAGHRFSTRRQAHDAGVHRPLQAGICGTRKTGAESIVLSGGYKDDEDHGDVIIYTGHGGQDQAGNQIRDQSLDDSGNAALVTSYLEGFPVRVIRGWQSASPYAPSKGYRYDGLYRVTSYGSKTSLDGFLIWQFRLEACEGTPLPEMKQQGVLGDLMESKIERVTARKKSRGIDQSERVAATVQRIVHSNATHRQVKELHDNRCQICSVRIEVPGGSYSEGAHLQALESPHNGPDTAGNVLCLCPNCHVMLDAGAIVLNDDLNVIRAGEEVGVLNTHPQHTIDLECVKQHRNRWSDVE; this is encoded by the coding sequence GTGACCCGTTTCCCCGACCCGGCCCGTTCGCGAGCTGTGTTGATCGGTGCCAGCACGTTCTCGGAGGCGGGTGGGTTGCCCTCCATGCCGGCCGTTTCAAACAACCTAGAGGGCCTTCATGCGGCGCTCACCAGCTCAACAACCGGATCCCTCGCTGCTGAGCGCTGCACCCTTCTCAAGGATCCCGCAGCGACGTCAGAGATCGGCCAAGCCCTCGCACGAAACTCGGAAGCCACGGACGTGCTCTTTGTGTATTACAGCGGGCATGGGCTGGTCGATGAGCGCGGCAGACTGTACCTCTCCTTGTCCTCCACGAAGCCCGATCAATTGCGCTGGACGGCGCTCCCCTTCGATTTCCTCCGGGAGGAGATCGCGGCCAGCCCGGCAGTAATTCGGGTACTCGTTTTGGATTGCTGTTTTTCAGGTCGCGCGGTCGAGGCGATGTCGGGTCCCAACGGAGTGATATCCGGGCAGATCGACATCGCTGGCACCTACACGATGACCTCGGCGCCGGCGAATGGCACCTCCTACGCGCCGGCGGGCGCGAAATACACAGCCTTCACTGATGCCCTGTTAAGGGCGCTGCGCAGCGAAGAGTACAACGAATCGTTCAAGGACGAAGAGTACAAAGTATCGCTCACGTTGGATGAGGTCTTCCGGGAGGTGGATCTTCGCCTCCTTGAGCGTGGACTTCCTCGCCCTCAGCGTCGCGCAATCAATGCCGCGGGAAGCCTGATGCTGACCAAGAGCCGCCAAGTCGACGCACCTCTGATTAATATTCAGGCCGGGCACCGATTCAGCACGCGGCGTCAGGCACACGATGCGGGGGTGCATCGCCCGCTACAGGCCGGAATCTGTGGAACCAGAAAGACCGGCGCCGAGTCCATCGTCCTCTCCGGTGGCTACAAAGATGACGAGGACCATGGTGATGTCATCATCTACACCGGTCACGGCGGACAAGATCAGGCCGGGAACCAGATCAGAGATCAATCCCTGGACGACTCCGGCAACGCGGCCCTGGTGACCAGTTACCTCGAAGGGTTTCCAGTCCGGGTTATCCGCGGCTGGCAGAGCGCCTCACCCTATGCGCCCAGTAAGGGCTATCGGTACGATGGCCTCTACCGCGTGACCAGCTACGGCAGCAAGACCAGCCTCGATGGTTTCTTGATTTGGCAGTTTCGGCTAGAAGCGTGCGAGGGCACTCCGCTCCCGGAGATGAAACAACAGGGCGTCCTTGGCGATTTGATGGAGTCCAAGATTGAGCGCGTAACCGCGCGAAAAAAATCGAGAGGCATCGATCAGTCCGAACGAGTTGCTGCCACTGTGCAGCGAATCGTTCATAGCAATGCCACGCATCGCCAGGTCAAGGAATTGCACGATAACCGATGCCAGATCTGCAGTGTGCGTATCGAAGTGCCTGGCGGGAGTTACAGCGAAGGCGCACACCTTCAGGCTCTGGAAAGTCCGCACAACGGTCCGGACACAGCTGGCAATGTGCTCTGCCTCTGCCCAAACTGTCATGTGATGTTGGATGCCGGTGCCATCGTCCTTAATGACGATCTCAACGTCATCCGGGCCGGCGAGGAGGTGGGCGTTCTGAATACGCACCCTCAGCACACCATCGACCTGGAGTGTGTGAAGCAGCACCGTAACCGGTGGAGTGATGTGGAGTGA
- a CDS encoding D-alanine--D-alanine ligase family protein, which produces MNDPGKRVVVLCGGESAERDVSHASGRSVARALLERGHEVTLIDPAAAVPVVAGPLRPGDDVKECAVGTTPPPRADRPRLRRRMHAALTGGPVLELLRDAELVFLALHGGWGEDGHVQALLEMAGLRFTGADSAACAAAWHKHRARAVLAAAGLPVTEGALWRPGTDEVPPDVRRLLAHGPVVTKPVADGSSVSVHRVESLPHLAQVAADVPADEELLVEPFLPGREFTVAVVGSRPLPVVEIELTTPLFDYAAKYQPGGASEICPARVPADFAHRLQEMALRAHQALGFGAHAYSRTDFRCDAHGEPHCIEVNALPGLTPTSLLPLAATGAAWTYPDLIHQLMYLTQS; this is translated from the coding sequence ATGAACGACCCGGGCAAGCGCGTGGTGGTCCTGTGCGGCGGAGAGAGCGCGGAACGCGACGTCTCCCACGCCTCGGGCCGGTCGGTGGCCCGAGCCCTGCTGGAGCGCGGACACGAGGTGACACTGATCGACCCGGCCGCCGCCGTGCCGGTCGTGGCCGGACCGCTGCGCCCCGGCGACGACGTCAAGGAGTGCGCGGTCGGCACGACTCCGCCGCCGCGCGCGGACCGGCCACGATTGCGGCGGCGGATGCACGCGGCGCTGACCGGCGGCCCGGTCCTGGAGCTGCTGCGGGACGCGGAGCTGGTCTTCCTCGCGCTGCATGGCGGCTGGGGCGAGGACGGCCACGTCCAGGCGCTGCTGGAGATGGCGGGCCTGCGGTTCACCGGTGCCGACAGCGCCGCGTGCGCGGCGGCCTGGCACAAACACCGGGCCCGGGCGGTGCTGGCCGCCGCGGGCCTGCCGGTGACCGAGGGAGCGCTGTGGCGCCCCGGGACCGACGAGGTGCCACCGGACGTGCGGCGCCTGCTGGCCCACGGCCCGGTGGTGACCAAGCCGGTCGCGGACGGCTCCAGCGTCTCCGTCCACCGGGTCGAGTCGCTCCCCCACCTGGCGCAAGTCGCCGCCGACGTACCCGCCGACGAGGAGCTCCTGGTGGAACCGTTCCTCCCGGGGCGGGAGTTCACCGTGGCCGTCGTCGGAAGCCGACCGCTCCCCGTGGTCGAGATCGAGCTGACGACTCCGTTGTTCGACTACGCGGCCAAGTACCAACCGGGCGGCGCCAGCGAGATCTGCCCGGCCCGGGTACCGGCCGACTTCGCCCACCGCCTACAGGAGATGGCCCTCCGCGCCCACCAGGCCCTCGGCTTCGGCGCGCACGCCTACTCGCGCACCGACTTCCGCTGCGACGCCCACGGCGAACCCCACTGCATCGAAGTCAACGCCCTCCCCGGCCTGACGCCGACCAGCCTCCTCCCCCTCGCAGCAACCGGCGCCGCCTGGACCTACCCCGACCTGATCCACCAGCTCATGTACCTCACACAATCCTGA
- a CDS encoding GNAT family N-acetyltransferase, whose amino-acid sequence MTTTREDGYELSTDPDRLDVDLVHHWLSTDAFWALGRSRETVEQAARASVNFAVHTPDGSQVAYARVVTDRATFAWLCDVYVAPEHRGRGLGTWLAGAVRDHLAPYRLKRVLLTTSDAHEIYARAGFVPFPTPENLMILDPAA is encoded by the coding sequence ATGACCACAACCAGGGAAGATGGATACGAACTGTCCACGGACCCGGACCGGCTCGACGTCGACCTGGTCCACCACTGGCTCTCCACGGACGCGTTCTGGGCGCTCGGCCGCAGCCGGGAGACCGTCGAACAGGCCGCCCGCGCCTCCGTCAACTTCGCCGTCCACACCCCCGACGGCTCCCAGGTCGCCTACGCCCGGGTCGTCACCGACCGGGCGACCTTCGCCTGGCTGTGCGACGTCTACGTCGCACCCGAGCACCGCGGCAGGGGTCTCGGCACATGGCTGGCCGGCGCCGTGCGCGACCACCTCGCCCCCTACCGGCTCAAGCGCGTACTGCTCACCACGTCGGACGCCCACGAGATCTACGCCCGGGCCGGCTTCGTCCCCTTCCCCACCCCCGAAAACCTGATGATCCTGGACCCGGCGGCATGA
- a CDS encoding VOC family protein, translated as MSVRRLNHAVLYIREVARSVAFYTEVLGFTVDVEIPGRAAFLSAPDSHNDHDLGLFAVGPDAPGPEGGRIGLYHLAWEVGTLGDLSVIAERLRERGALVGTSDHLVSKSLYARDPDGNEFEVMWRVPREDWPGAEVADRLRPLDLAAALERWGPDLLTGAAAGSAT; from the coding sequence ATGTCCGTACGGCGGCTCAATCACGCGGTGCTGTACATCCGTGAGGTGGCGCGGTCGGTGGCGTTCTACACCGAGGTGCTGGGATTCACGGTCGACGTGGAGATTCCGGGGCGGGCGGCCTTTCTGAGCGCGCCCGATTCGCACAACGACCACGATCTGGGGCTGTTCGCGGTGGGGCCGGACGCGCCCGGGCCGGAGGGCGGCCGGATCGGGCTGTACCACCTGGCCTGGGAGGTCGGGACGCTGGGCGATCTCTCGGTGATCGCGGAACGGCTGCGGGAGCGGGGCGCGCTGGTGGGGACCAGCGACCACCTGGTCTCCAAGTCGCTCTACGCGCGGGACCCGGACGGCAACGAGTTCGAGGTGATGTGGCGGGTGCCGCGGGAGGACTGGCCGGGGGCGGAGGTGGCGGACCGGCTGCGGCCGCTCGACCTGGCGGCGGCGCTGGAGCGCTGGGGCCCGGACCTGCTGACCGGAGCGGCGGCCGGCTCGGCCACCTGA
- a CDS encoding HoxN/HupN/NixA family nickel/cobalt transporter: protein MALSTNTPGNSPSPRDASLGGISGSTGSFRWQRRDTVRTAGLMTVIAVLHIVAFGVLFLLVVPGHYTVGSQVFGAGLGITAYTLGMRHAFDADHIAAIDNTTRKLMADGKRPVSVGFWFALGHSSVVVVMAALVAGGAQLAGTLMNDNSRTHQVLGLVGTTVSGTFLYLIAALNLIALVGILKVFRAMRAGAYDEQELERHLDSRGFMNRILGRLTKSISRPGQMFPLGFLFGLGFDTATEVTLMVMAGSGAAAGLPWYAILCLPLLFAAGMSLFDTLDGTFMNFAYQWAFSNPVRKVYYNLTITGLSIAVAFLIGTIELVTVLHDKFGLDDPLTAGISSLDLDNVGFIIVGLFVVVWAAALAYWRLGGVEKRWTARTANARPADDTVPAPRTGDTDTPSPDTP from the coding sequence ATGGCCCTGTCCACGAATACCCCGGGAAATTCCCCCTCCCCCCGCGACGCGTCCCTCGGCGGCATATCCGGATCCACCGGTTCCTTCCGCTGGCAGCGTCGGGACACCGTCCGCACGGCCGGGCTGATGACCGTGATCGCCGTGCTGCACATCGTCGCCTTCGGCGTGCTGTTCCTGCTGGTCGTGCCGGGCCACTACACGGTCGGCAGCCAGGTGTTCGGTGCCGGCCTCGGCATCACCGCGTACACCCTGGGCATGCGGCACGCCTTCGACGCCGACCACATCGCGGCGATCGACAACACCACCCGCAAGCTGATGGCCGACGGCAAACGGCCGGTCTCGGTGGGCTTCTGGTTCGCCCTCGGCCACTCCAGCGTGGTCGTCGTGATGGCCGCGCTGGTGGCGGGCGGCGCCCAGCTCGCCGGCACGCTGATGAACGACAACTCCCGTACACACCAGGTGCTCGGCCTCGTCGGCACGACCGTCTCCGGCACCTTCCTCTACCTCATCGCCGCCCTCAACCTCATCGCCCTGGTCGGCATCCTGAAGGTCTTCCGGGCGATGCGGGCGGGCGCGTACGACGAGCAGGAGCTGGAGCGGCACCTGGATTCCCGGGGCTTCATGAACCGGATCCTGGGCCGTCTCACCAAGTCCATCAGCCGGCCCGGCCAGATGTTCCCGCTCGGTTTCCTCTTCGGCCTCGGCTTCGACACCGCGACCGAGGTGACGCTGATGGTGATGGCGGGCAGCGGTGCCGCGGCGGGCCTGCCCTGGTACGCGATCCTGTGCCTGCCGCTGCTGTTCGCCGCCGGGATGAGCCTGTTCGACACCCTGGACGGCACGTTCATGAACTTCGCCTACCAGTGGGCGTTCTCCAACCCGGTGCGCAAGGTCTACTACAACCTCACCATCACGGGCCTGTCGATCGCGGTCGCGTTCCTCATCGGCACCATCGAGCTGGTGACCGTCCTGCACGACAAGTTCGGGCTGGACGACCCGCTGACGGCCGGGATCTCCTCCCTCGACCTGGACAACGTGGGCTTCATCATCGTCGGCCTGTTCGTCGTGGTGTGGGCCGCGGCGCTGGCGTACTGGCGCCTGGGCGGCGTCGAGAAGCGCTGGACCGCCCGCACGGCGAACGCCCGGCCCGCCGACGACACCGTCCCGGCACCCCGCACCGGGGACACCGACACCCCGTCCCCCGACACCCCCTGA
- a CDS encoding alpha/beta fold hydrolase: MTHDFQAWSEIDNGTVPIADDGELFYETAGSGPAVVLLHGGMLDQHMWDEQFSWLVNSGLRVVRYDSRGHGLSSTVTGDWANHDDLAALLDALDIPRAVLVGLSHGSRVALDTALAHPDRVSALFLAAPGVSGRPFTDPFVLEHIRGQVAAIGAPDGAERYVEHFLRMWVDGPYRAPSAVHPGFRERMRASASANVEVHADGVGAGMPLEVGAADRLAEIKVPTTVLDGDLDSTDISANAHAIALQVPGARRIRVPAAGHMVNLENTPLFDQELHAFLSSLAL, from the coding sequence ATGACCCACGACTTCCAGGCATGGTCCGAGATCGACAACGGCACCGTGCCGATCGCCGACGACGGCGAGCTGTTCTACGAGACGGCCGGCTCGGGACCTGCGGTGGTGCTGCTGCACGGCGGCATGCTCGACCAGCACATGTGGGACGAGCAGTTCTCCTGGCTGGTCAACTCCGGCCTGCGGGTGGTCCGTTACGACTCCCGCGGCCACGGCCTCTCCTCCACGGTGACGGGCGACTGGGCCAACCACGACGACCTGGCGGCCCTGCTGGACGCGCTCGACATACCGCGCGCCGTCCTCGTCGGCCTCTCGCACGGCTCCCGGGTCGCGCTGGACACCGCGCTCGCCCACCCGGACCGGGTCTCGGCCCTCTTCCTCGCCGCCCCCGGGGTCAGCGGTCGCCCCTTCACCGACCCCTTCGTCCTGGAGCACATCCGGGGGCAGGTCGCCGCGATCGGTGCACCGGACGGCGCGGAGCGCTATGTGGAGCACTTCCTCCGGATGTGGGTGGACGGGCCGTACCGCGCGCCGTCCGCCGTGCACCCCGGCTTCCGGGAGCGGATGCGTGCCTCCGCGAGCGCCAATGTCGAGGTGCACGCCGACGGTGTGGGCGCCGGCATGCCCCTGGAGGTCGGCGCCGCGGACCGCCTGGCCGAGATCAAGGTGCCGACCACCGTCCTCGACGGCGACCTCGACTCCACCGACATATCCGCCAACGCCCACGCCATAGCGCTACAGGTCCCCGGCGCCCGCCGCATCCGCGTCCCCGCCGCGGGCCATATGGTGAACCTGGAGAACACCCCGCTCTTCGACCAGGAATTGCACGCCTTCCTGTCGTCCCTGGCCCTCTGA
- a CDS encoding MarR family winged helix-turn-helix transcriptional regulator, translated as MSVIEGDAGHGAGQGIGADSDAVDTRRTADPPAATEELLHDVIRRLWPLHRTIVRAVERELEGTGMTAGEHALLDALRTHGPRTVPQLARSLGLDRQPVQRWVNHAADLGLVVTAPNPAHRRSSLIRLTDEGTEVMRGIQDAEAAELRRGLADLSPGEVRTALRVLDRLGEEFRHLADGSRVPPEESGNPEMPDAADQEDAQAAIPPAHGHRPPAPARPADRPTQTEGPAA; from the coding sequence ATGAGTGTCATCGAGGGGGATGCCGGCCATGGCGCCGGCCAGGGCATCGGCGCGGATTCCGATGCCGTCGACACCCGACGGACCGCCGACCCGCCGGCGGCGACCGAGGAGCTGTTGCACGACGTCATCCGGCGGCTGTGGCCGCTGCACCGGACGATCGTGCGCGCCGTGGAGCGGGAACTGGAAGGCACCGGCATGACCGCCGGCGAGCACGCCCTGCTCGACGCACTGCGCACCCACGGGCCGCGCACCGTCCCGCAGTTGGCGCGCTCCCTGGGCCTGGACCGACAGCCGGTGCAGCGCTGGGTGAACCACGCGGCGGATCTGGGCCTGGTCGTGACGGCCCCCAATCCCGCGCACCGCCGCTCGTCGCTGATCCGGCTCACCGACGAGGGCACCGAGGTGATGCGCGGGATACAGGACGCCGAGGCGGCGGAACTCCGCCGCGGGCTGGCCGACCTGTCGCCCGGGGAGGTCCGCACGGCGCTGCGGGTCCTGGATCGGCTCGGCGAGGAATTCCGGCACTTGGCGGACGGCTCGCGCGTTCCCCCGGAGGAAAGCGGCAATCCCGAAATGCCGGACGCCGCCGACCAGGAGGACGCACAGGCCGCGATACCGCCCGCACACGGGCACCGACCGCCGGCGCCCGCCCGACCAGCCGACCGCCCGACGCAGACAGAAGGCCCCGCAGCATGA
- a CDS encoding nucleoside/nucleotide kinase family protein, translated as MNLDDLAARARRLAASATPGRRRLLGIAGPPGAGKSTLAAWLAAELTGQAALVPMDGFHLAETELRRLGRTDRKGAPDTFDPAGYAALLSRLRSPEPGTPVYAPAFDRRIEEPVAGSIPVAPHIPLVITEGNYLLLHSDPWARIRELLDEVWFMELDGQERVRRLIARHERFGRLRIDAEDFVRTSDEANARLVAATRPRADLVVTFTEDEAPPRTDD; from the coding sequence ATGAACCTCGACGACCTCGCGGCCCGGGCCCGCCGGCTCGCCGCTTCCGCGACGCCCGGCCGGCGCCGGCTGCTCGGCATCGCCGGGCCTCCGGGCGCCGGCAAGTCCACCCTCGCCGCCTGGCTGGCGGCGGAGCTGACCGGCCAGGCGGCGCTCGTCCCGATGGACGGCTTCCACCTCGCCGAGACGGAGTTGCGCCGCCTGGGCCGCACGGACCGCAAGGGGGCGCCGGACACCTTCGACCCGGCCGGTTACGCGGCCCTGCTGTCCCGCCTGCGCTCCCCCGAACCCGGCACACCCGTCTACGCCCCCGCGTTCGACCGCCGCATCGAGGAGCCGGTCGCCGGCAGCATCCCGGTGGCCCCGCACATCCCGCTCGTCATCACCGAGGGCAACTACCTCCTGCTGCACTCCGACCCCTGGGCGCGGATCCGCGAACTGCTCGACGAGGTCTGGTTCATGGAACTGGACGGCCAGGAGCGGGTGCGGCGGCTGATCGCCCGCCACGAGCGGTTCGGCCGCCTGCGCATCGACGCCGAGGATTTCGTCCGCACCTCCGACGAGGCCAACGCCCGCCTCGTGGCGGCCACCCGCCCCCGGGCCGACCTCGTCGTGACCTTCACCGAGGACGAGGCCCCGCCCCGGACGGACGACTGA
- a CDS encoding TetR/AcrR family transcriptional regulator: protein MPRTAASASSPAPQRRPRADAERNRGRVLDAAREMLRAHGDEAQMPEIARAAGVGIGTVYRHFPNRAALIAAVGEQRQAEIVEFGRSRCLACPTAAEGLAAYLTHIGEVLDAERGLSAAIEAAFGSTEPAGEGRERAEGVAAQLLARGKEEGSVRADAEVEDVVMAVCGLAAVIRNGAGDWHRYVRTVCAGLRP, encoded by the coding sequence GTGCCCCGTACCGCCGCCTCCGCCAGCTCTCCTGCCCCGCAGCGCCGGCCGCGCGCCGACGCCGAGCGCAATCGCGGCCGGGTGCTGGACGCCGCACGGGAGATGCTGCGGGCGCACGGCGACGAGGCACAGATGCCCGAGATCGCACGTGCCGCGGGCGTCGGGATCGGGACGGTCTACCGGCACTTCCCCAATCGGGCCGCGCTGATCGCCGCCGTGGGGGAGCAACGGCAGGCGGAGATCGTGGAGTTCGGGCGCAGCCGCTGCCTGGCGTGCCCGACCGCCGCCGAGGGGCTGGCCGCCTATCTCACGCACATCGGGGAGGTGCTCGACGCCGAGCGCGGGCTCTCCGCGGCGATCGAGGCGGCGTTCGGCTCCACCGAACCGGCCGGCGAGGGCCGGGAGCGCGCCGAGGGGGTCGCCGCCCAACTCCTCGCCCGCGGCAAGGAGGAGGGGTCGGTCCGGGCGGACGCCGAGGTGGAGGACGTGGTGATGGCGGTGTGCGGACTGGCCGCGGTGATCCGCAACGGCGCCGGTGACTGGCACCGCTATGTGCGCACCGTCTGCGCCGGGCTGCGGCCGTAG